A section of the Humulus lupulus chromosome 2, drHumLupu1.1, whole genome shotgun sequence genome encodes:
- the LOC133813960 gene encoding uncharacterized protein LOC133813960, translating to MKDILSKKRKMGEYETVALTEECSIVLQRKLPRKLRDPGSFTIPCITRNFESMNALCDLGASINLMPHSVFRILKLGEARSTTVTLQLVDRSLAHPRGIIEDVLVKVDKFIFPTDFIVLDMEEDANVPIILGKPFLATGQALIDVQKGELRLRVQGEEVVFNVLKAMTYPVASDGWFAVDVVESLVEPKKIVEDLLELSLVEEDVTEQDGKEAIEYAKWLNSYGPMKRKYFEELGSVPERPLPLVEKPPELELKVLPLAV from the coding sequence ATGAAGGACATCCTGTCTAAAAAGAGAAAGATGGGAGAGTATGAAACTGTGGCATTGACAGAAGAGTGTAGCATCGTTCTGCAAAGGAAGCTCCCTCGGAAATtgagagatcctgggagttttaCCATACCATGTATTACTAGGAACTTTGAGAGTATGAATGCTctatgtgatttgggggcgagcATTAATCTGATGCCGCATTCCGTTTTCAGAATATTAAAGTTGGGAGAAGCAAGGTCTACCACAGTGACTTTACAACTGGTAGACAGATCATTAGCTCATCCACGGGGTATTATAGAAGACGTCCTGGTAAAAGTGGACAAGTTCATCTTCCCAACAGACTTTattgttcttgatatggaggaggatgctAACGTGCCAATCATCCTTGGAAAACCATTTTTGGCAACAGGCCAAGCTTTGATTGATGTGCAGAAGGGTGAGTTAAGGCTGAGAGTACAGGGTGAGGAAGTTGTTTTTAATGTACTCAAAGCTATGACTTATCCCGTGGCCAGTGATGGTTGGTTCGCAGTTGATGTGGTGGAGAGTTTAGTAGAGCCAAAGAAGATAGTAGAAGACCTTCTTGAGTTGAGTTTGGTAGAGGAGGATGTGACTGAGCAAGATGGAAAGGAGGCCATAGAGTATGCGAAGTGGTTGAATTCTTATGGgcctatgaagaggaaatactttGAAGAGCTTGGTTCAGTACCTGAGAGACCATTACCTTTAGTGGAGAAGCCACCAGAGTTGGAGTTGAAGGTTTTACCACTTGCAGTATGA
- the LOC133813961 gene encoding uncharacterized protein LOC133813961, producing the protein MSPYRLVLGKVCHLLAELEHRDFWAMKTLNMDMAATGEKRLLQLNEMEEFRNEAYENAKIYKEWTKDWHEKNLVRKEFQPCKMKSRWSGNYTVVKVFPYGAVEVTSENTGNFKVNGKRLKLYLVDHFNQAKSVTLLTPK; encoded by the exons ATGTCGCCATATAGGTTGGTTTTGGGGAAGGTGTGTCACCTTCTGGCAGAACTCGAGCATCGAGATTTTTGGGCTATGAAGACATTGAATATGGATATGGCAGCAACAGGAGAAAAGAGATTGCTGCAATTAAATGAGATGGAAGAGTTCAGAAATGAGGCATATGAGAACGCCAAAATTTACAAGGAATGGACAAAGGATTGGCATGAAAAAAACCTTGTTAGGAAAGAATTTCAACCGT GCAAGATGAAATCGAGGTGGTCCGGGAATTACACTGTTGTTAAGGTGTTTCCATATGGCGCAGTTGAAGTAACTAGTGAGAATACCGGTAATTTTAAGGTGAATGGGAAAAGATTGAAGCTCTACTTGGTTGATCATTTTAATCAAGCCAAGTCTGTCACCCTCTTGACGCCGAAATGA